Part of the Halomarina litorea genome is shown below.
GGGACCGGCGGTCCCGCGCGCTTACTGAGTGCGGTTTTTCGAGGAGTGGTGTCCACATCGGACGCCGGAGGCGTCCGCGGGGACACCCGACGACGAAAAAAGTGGTTCCGTACCGTTTATCTGGACAGGGTTGAAACCCGGACGTATGGCGAAACAGCAGACCGAGGTCCGCGACCTGCAGGAGGGGAGCTACGTCATGATCGAGGACGTCCCCTGCGTCATCAACTCTTACAGCACGGCGAAGCCGGGCAAGCACGGCAGCGCGAAGGCCCGCGTCGAGGGCAAGGGCGTCTTCGACAGCAAGAAGCGCAACTTCACGCAGCCGGTCGACGCGAAGGTGTGGGTCCCCATCATCGACCGCAAGCAGGGTCAGGTCGTCTCCGCCAACAACGGCGAGATGCAGGTGATGGACCTCGAGACGTACGAGACGTTCACGATGCGCGTCCCCGACGGCGTCGACGCCGCCAACGAGGACGAGATCGAGTTCCTCCAGTACGAGGACCAGCGGAAGATCGTATAACGTGTTCCCCGGGGCCGTCGCGGACCGCGAGGACGCGCGCTACGTCCTCCTCGGCGCGCCCCTCGACATCTCGACGACGTTTCAGCCGGGCACCCGCTTCGGCCCCGATCGGGTCCGGCGGTTCGCCCGGACGTTCGACGACTTCGACCACCACACGCGGAGTCACTTCACCGACCTCGCGGTCCACGACGGCGGCGACCTGCGGGCGTGGGACGACGCCCGCGAGTACCTCGACTTCCTGGAGGGGATGGTCGGCGACGCCCGGAGCGACGGGGCGGTCCCCCTGTTGCTCGGCGGCGAACACACCGTCACGGTCGCGGGCGTTCGTGCCTGCGACCCCGACGTGTTCGTCTGTCTCGACGCCCACCTCGACCTGCGCGAGGAGTACGACGGCAACCCGCTGAGCCACGCCACCGTCACCCGTCACGCCCTCGACGTGGCCGAGGAGGCCGTTGTCCTCGGGGCGCGGACGGGGAGCGAGGCCGAGTGGGACCGGGCGAGCGAGGCGGACGTGACCGTCGTCCCGCCCGGCGAGGTGGGGGAGTGGACGCCCGACTTCGGGGACCGATCGGTTTACCTGAGCGTGGACGTCGACGGTGCGGACCCCGCGTTCGCGCCGGGGACGGGGACGATGGAGCCGTTCGGTCTCTTCCCCCGCGAGATGCACCGCGTCGTCAGAGCCGTCGCCTCTCACTGCGTCGGGTTCGACGTCGTGGAGGTCAACGACCGGGACGACGGGCAGGCGGCGACACTGGCCGGAAAGCTCCTGCGGGCGTTCGTCTTCGCGCACGCGGCCGGTGGAGACGACAGCGGGCGCTGACCGGTCGGGGTTCGGCCGCAAAACGAGCAGAGGCGGGGGTTACCGCCCGAAGACACGCCGCACCTTGCGTTTGATACTGCGCTTTACGCCGCGCGGCAGTCGTCGCCAAGCGAACATGGCTTTCCTGAACTTACCCATTGGAATCACCGTGTCGTTGGTCGCTCGCACCTGCCGAAGCAGGTGATGGCTCGATACTCCACCCGAGTTCATAACGCTGGCGGCCATCGACCCGACATGGACCTCACGACGTTCTGTGCGCGACTGGACGACCGCCTCCGAACCGACGCCTACGCCGACGTCGACGCCAGCGCCAACGGCCTGCAGGTCGGACCGGACGAGGGGACGGTCGACCACGCCGCGTTCGCCGTCGACGCCGCGAGCGCGACCATCGAGACCGCCATCGACCGGGGCGCGGACTGCCTCGTCGTCCACCACGGCCTCTCGTGGGGCGGGTTCGACCGCCTCACCGGGCGGGACTACGAGCGCATCGCCCCGCTGGTGCGCGAGGGCGTCGCGCTGTACGTCTCGCACCTCCCGCTCGACGGACACCAGGAACTGGGCAATGCGGCCGGTCTCGCGGACCACCTCGGTCTGGAGAAGCGCGAACCGTTCGGCGAGTACGGGGGGGAGTACATCGGCCAGCGCGGCCGGACCGACCCCGTCGCCCCCCACGACCTCGCCGACGCGCTCTCGTCGCTCGACACGGGGGGCGAGACGGTCCAGCACCTCGAGTTCGGCCCCGACCGAATCGAGGAGGTGGCCGTCGTCACCGGGAGCGGGGCCGACTGGCTGGCCGAGGCCGAGGCGGTGGGCGCGGACGCCCTCGTCACCGGCGAGGGGAAACAGCAACTCTACCACGAGGCGCGCGAGGCGGGCGTCCAC
Proteins encoded:
- the speB gene encoding agmatinase, with the protein product MFPGAVADREDARYVLLGAPLDISTTFQPGTRFGPDRVRRFARTFDDFDHHTRSHFTDLAVHDGGDLRAWDDAREYLDFLEGMVGDARSDGAVPLLLGGEHTVTVAGVRACDPDVFVCLDAHLDLREEYDGNPLSHATVTRHALDVAEEAVVLGARTGSEAEWDRASEADVTVVPPGEVGEWTPDFGDRSVYLSVDVDGADPAFAPGTGTMEPFGLFPREMHRVVRAVASHCVGFDVVEVNDRDDGQAATLAGKLLRAFVFAHAAGGDDSGR
- a CDS encoding translation initiation factor IF-5A; the protein is MAKQQTEVRDLQEGSYVMIEDVPCVINSYSTAKPGKHGSAKARVEGKGVFDSKKRNFTQPVDAKVWVPIIDRKQGQVVSANNGEMQVMDLETYETFTMRVPDGVDAANEDEIEFLQYEDQRKIV
- a CDS encoding Nif3-like dinuclear metal center hexameric protein, whose translation is MDLTTFCARLDDRLRTDAYADVDASANGLQVGPDEGTVDHAAFAVDAASATIETAIDRGADCLVVHHGLSWGGFDRLTGRDYERIAPLVREGVALYVSHLPLDGHQELGNAAGLADHLGLEKREPFGEYGGEYIGQRGRTDPVAPHDLADALSSLDTGGETVQHLEFGPDRIEEVAVVTGSGADWLAEAEAVGADALVTGEGKQQLYHEAREAGVHAFLAGHYATETFGVRALRDLVDSWGVETTFLDHPTGL